The Streptomyces sp. NBC_00102 genome segment GGCCGGGCCCGTCCACCCGCACCCCGCGCAGGACGCCGAGCTCCTCCAGGGTCACCACCGGCAGCTCCGGGTCCGCGACGGCCCCGGCGATCCGGCGCAGCTCCGCCTCCAGCGGGGTCGTGGTCACCATGACGCCCCCGGGTGGCTGCGGTGGAGGTGCTGCATCTCGGCGATCATCCGTCCGAAGGGTTCGGTGTGCAGTCCCTGCCGGCCGGCCCCCGCCGTCCACGCGCCGCTCCTCGGGCCGGTGGGCAGCGGGAGGGTGGCCCGCTCCAGTACGTCCGTGACGGTGGCGAGCCAGTCCTCGCCCAAGGACTGCCAGTCGACGTCGACTCCCTCGACGGGCTGGAGGAGCTCGCCGGTGAACTTCCAGAGCCCGTCGAGACCTTCGCGCATCCGCCGGTGGCTCTCCCCGGTGCCGTCGCCGAGGCGCAGGGTCCACTGTTCGGCGTGGTCCTGGTGGTAGGCGACCTCCTTGACCGCCTTCGCCGCCAGCGCCCGGAACTCGCTCCGGCCGGCCGCCAGCCGTTCGTACAGCAGGCGTTGGTAGACGGAGAAGTAGAGCTGGCGGGCGACGGTGCGGGCGAAGTCGCCGTTCTCCTGTTCGACCAGCTGGGTGTTGCGGAAGGCGCGTTCTTCGCGGAGATAGGCGAGTGCGTCCTCGTCGCCGACGAGCGAGAGGAGTACGCGGGCCTGGCCGAGCAGGTCCAGGGCGATGTTGGCGAGGGCGACCTCCTCCTCCAGCACCGGGGCGTGACCGGCCCACTCCCCCAGCCGGTGCGACAGCACCAGCGCGTCGTCGCCCAGGGCGAGGGCGCCGGCCATGAGCCGGGGCTGCGCGGCGGCCTGGGCGCCGTTGGTCCCGGGCGCCTCGGCGGCGGGGGTCGCGCCGTACGGGGTGGTGGTCACAGGTGCCGCACCCCTTCCGGGATCTCGTAGAAGGTCGGGTGGCGGTAGGGCTTGTCGGCGGCCGGCTCGAAGAAGGAGTCCTTCTCGTCGGGGGAGGAGGCGGTGACCGAGGTGGAGGGCACCACCCAGATCGAGACGCCCTCCGCGCGGCGGGTGTAGAGGTCCCGTGCGTTGCGCAGGGCCATGGTGGCGTCGGGGGCGTGCAGGCTGCCCGCGTGGGTGTGGGAGAGCCCCCGGCGGGAGCGGACGAACACCTCCCACAGGGGCCAGTCGGTCGAGCCGCTCATGCCGTCGCCTCCGTGTCGGGTGCCGGGGTCGTGGGGGTGTCCGCCACCGTGCCCGCGCCGGA includes the following:
- the paaC gene encoding 1,2-phenylacetyl-CoA epoxidase subunit PaaC, producing MAGALALGDDALVLSHRLGEWAGHAPVLEEEVALANIALDLLGQARVLLSLVGDEDALAYLREERAFRNTQLVEQENGDFARTVARQLYFSVYQRLLYERLAAGRSEFRALAAKAVKEVAYHQDHAEQWTLRLGDGTGESHRRMREGLDGLWKFTGELLQPVEGVDVDWQSLGEDWLATVTDVLERATLPLPTGPRSGAWTAGAGRQGLHTEPFGRMIAEMQHLHRSHPGASW
- the paaB gene encoding 1,2-phenylacetyl-CoA epoxidase subunit PaaB; protein product: MSGSTDWPLWEVFVRSRRGLSHTHAGSLHAPDATMALRNARDLYTRRAEGVSIWVVPSTSVTASSPDEKDSFFEPAADKPYRHPTFYEIPEGVRHL